The following are encoded in a window of Amaranthus tricolor cultivar Red isolate AtriRed21 chromosome 2, ASM2621246v1, whole genome shotgun sequence genomic DNA:
- the LOC130805700 gene encoding uncharacterized protein LOC130805700 has product MTYVICQVRVYKSNPLIGPNWRFGGKMTYVVCQVRVFYKSDPIWPKLQVWGRFETCISRTPSLAQTGASMDRRWMYVRRDSLEYAQGMEMFLSFALKHVEDPNSILCPCVDSNNTVQSNVDGVRDHLDNLDGDSLHDLTQIIWENLHDCPKMFQTLCNDANIPLYKGCSKYSKLSALLRLYAIKARGLISKSSFTSLLEAFKDMLSDDNVLPSRIYEAKKKMLNSIGMSCNRIQACPNDCILYWKEYPSLNCCPSCEASRYQKENAPSKIGKKREGKLRHPADSPQWIKIDNKFPEFKCEPGNLRLALASDGMNPFGNQSSSHSTWPVILCIYNLSPKLCMKRKYLILSMLISGPRQPGDDIDIYLAPLIEDLKMMWESGVEVFDTHRNENFKLKAMLFGTINDFPAYGNLSGYSVKGHEACPICDKETALKSYGKAEIEKALIPLTGEQIIEKVEGLKVKHGKLCAKSLPIRGYKKRKTKDGINSRLDYVDMNIRVKVLEGYSSKISSFVSMADLKLIHMKSHDYHVLMEHLYPIAIRSIFPEHLEMYFPPSFFDIMVHLVVHLVREIQLSGPAFLRYMYPIERYMKNLKGYVNNRSHPEGCIVERALVDESMEFCINYLANVDATGILKPRHSRGLEGKGISACKVLSMPRAIMNQVHLCVLHNSSEVRPYEKLNLDYLKKKYPHKSEKWRIEEYNRTFIDRFQTQISEEFVLLWINFL; this is encoded by the exons ATGACCTATGTCATTTGCCAGGTCCGAGTCTATAAGTCTAACCCCCTCATTGGTCCAAACTGGAGGTTTGGGGGCAAAATGACCTATGTTGTTTGCCAGGTCCGAGTCTTCTATAAGTCAGACCCCATTTGGCCCAAACTGCAGGTTTGGGGCAGATTCGAGACTtgtataagtcggaccccctcaTTGGCCCAAACTGGAG CAAGTATGGATCGTAGATGGATGTATGTTAGGCGAGACTCCCTTGAGTATGCACAAGGAATGGAAATGTTCTTATCATTTGCACTTAAACATGTGGAAGatccaaatagtattttgtgccctTGTGTAGATTCCAACAATACTGTTCAAAGTAACGTGGATGGGGTACGGGATCATTTG GACAACCTTGATGGTGACTCTTTACATGATTTGACACAAATTATTTGGGAAAACTTACATGATTGTCCGAAAATGTTTCAAACTCTCTGCAATGATGCAAATATACCATTGTACAAAGGTTGTTCTAAATATAGTAAACTATCTGCATTATTAAGATTATATGCTATAAAGGCACGTGGCTTAATATCTAAATCGAGTTTTACGTCCTTACTTGAGGCCTTTAAAGACATGCTTTCAGATGACAATGTACTTCCATCTCGCATATatgaagccaaaaaaaaaatgctaaacTCAATAGGAATGAGTTGTAACAGAATACAAGCATGTCCTAATGATTGCATTTTGTATTGGAAGGAATATCCATCACTAAATTGTTGCCCAAGTTGTGAAGCTTCACGATATCAGAAAGAAAATGCTCCATCAAAA ATAGGGAAAAAAAGGGAAGGAAAACTTAGACATCCAGCTGATTCCCCACAGTGgattaaaattgataataagtTTCCCGAGTTTAAATGTGAACCTGGGAACTTACGCCTTGCCCTTGCATCAGATGGCATGAATCCTTTTGGAAACCAAAGCTCTTCTCACAGTACATGGCCTGTTATATTATGCATCTATAACCTTTCTCCGAAGTTGTGCATGAAAAGAAAGTATCTAATACTTTCGATGTTAATATCTGGACCAAGACAACCTGGGGACGATATAGATATCTATCTAGCACCACTGATAGAAGATCTAAAGATGATGTGGGAATCAGGTGTCGAAGTGTTTGATACACATCGtaatgagaattttaaattgaaaGCAATGCTATTTGGTACGATTAATGATTTTCCAGCCTATGGGAATTTGTCAGGTTACAGTGTCAAAGGGCATGAGGCATGCCCCATATGTGATAAAGAAACGGCCTTAAAGag CTATGGCAAAGCTGAGATAGAGAAAGCTCTGATTCCATTAACAGGGGAACAAATAATTGAAAAGGTTGAAGGTTTAAAAGTAAAGCACGGAAAACTTTGTGCGAAGAGTCTTCCAATTAGAGGGTACAAGAAGAG GAAGACGAAAGATGGTATTAATTCTAGATTAGACTACGTTGACATGAATATTAG AGTAAAAGTTCTagagggatattcttccaaaaTCAGTAGTTTTGTGTCAATGGCCGATTTAAAGTTGATTCACATGAAGTCCCATGACTATCATGTTCTTATGGAACATCTTTATCCTATAGCTATTCGGTCTATTTTTCCGGAACAT TTGGAGATGTACTTTCCGCCTTCCTTCTTTGATATTATGGTTCATCTTGTTGTACATTTAGTAAGAGAGATACAGTTAAGTGGACCAGCATTTTTAAGATATATGTACCCTATTGAGAGatatatgaaaaatttaaaaggcTATGTTAACAATCGAAGTCATCCAGAAGGTTGCATAGTTGAACGAGCTCTAGTTGatgaatccatggaattttgtATTAACTACCTGGCTAATGTTGATGCTACTGGGATTCTAAAACCTAGGCATTCTCGTGGCTTAGAAGGGAAGGGAATTTCTGCATGTAAGGTTTTGTCCATGCCTCGTGCTATAATGAATCAAGTTCATCTATGTGTATTGCATAATAGTTCGGAAGTTAGGCCATATGAGAAGTTAAATTTGGAttatctgaaaaaaaaatacccaCATAAGAGTGAGAAGTGGAGAATTGAAGAGTACAACCGTACCTTTATTGATAGGTTCCAAACTCAAATTTCAGAAGAATTTGTGCTTTTATGGATTAATTTTTTGTGA
- the LOC130805701 gene encoding uncharacterized protein LOC130805701, which yields MNNQDRLEEIALTVQQLSQTVARLVLNQPRGVVPMPQHDRNTEDRTIRIDVPDFGGMHHSPEEYLDWEAELERYFEFKETSVEQRYKLAKIKLNKLAANWFEGGTRSVADYIQECERLVVLCNIADSEEMRIGKFIGGLREDLREKLEVMQHLNFDTVCNNALIHEKYAKKRSNYTQPFKLIAPKPSTSSNSMGNMGISTSASNRNINITTPNKRKDRPNAPLKDIICFKCHGHGHIKKECPNSRAFTNMEWTEINERERKPRAMLVAKDGKEELILPSTPADDPEEEEVREQLYPEEGRYHLLIRRNFHATPKGRKSYQRKSIFQTKCRIKDKVCDLIIDGGSETNCVSAQLVQDLNLHTQNHPNPYKLRWLDSKAEGFVKKQCLINFSIGSYSDEILCDVLDMSACHILLGRPWQHDRHSIHNSFTNIYTIKHEGKLKDLIPLPPHRISLTPVKQKKVSFIMSKGECHREVKEGGELLFLFTKEINESTNQHHPKVEELLKEFSDVFPHELPEGLPPVRGIEHQIDLIPGSQIPNKPVYRTNPQEALELQKQVDELLAKGYVRESISPCAVPTLLVPKKDGTWRMCIDSRSVNNITIKYRFPIPRIDDMLDELTGAQWFSKIDLRSGYHQI from the exons ATGAACAATCAGGATAGATTAGAGGAGATAGCCCTGACTGTTCAGCAACTCTCCCAAACTGTAGCCAGACTTGTTTTGAACCAACCAAGAGGAGTTGTGCCTATGCCCCAACATGATAGAAACACTGAGGATAGGACCATAAGGATTGATGTACCTGACTTTGGAGGGATGCACCATAGCCCTGAGGAATACCTAGATTGGGAGGCTGAGTTAGAAAGGTACTTTGAATTTAAAGAAACATCTGTTGAACAGAGATATAAATTGGCTAAAATCAAATTGAACAAACTAGCAGCAAATTGGTTTGAGGGA GGGACCAGGTCTGTAGCAGACTATATCCAAGAGTGTGAAAGACTTGTTGTTTTGTGTAACATTGCTGATTCTGAAGAGATGAGGATAGGGAAATTCATAGGAGGCCTTAGGGAAGATTTGAGAGAAAAACTTGAAGTTATGCAGCATTTAAACTTTGACACTGTATGCAACAATGCCCTTATACATGAGAAGTATGCTAAGAAGAGAAGCAATTACACACAGCCCTTTAAGCTCATTGCACCTAAACCTAGCACCAGTAGCAACAGCATGGGAAATATGGGAATAAGTACCAGTGCCTCAAACAGGAACATCAACATAACAACACCTAATAAGCGTAAGGATAGACCCAATGCACCCCTGAAGGACATTATATGCTTTAAGTGCCATGGTCATGGTCACATAAAGAAAGAGTGCCCTAATTCAAGAGCCTTCACCAACATGGAATGGACTGAGATCAATGAGAGGGAAAGGAAACCTAGGGCTATGCTTGTTGCTAAGGATGGGAAGGAAGAACTCATATTACCCTCTACACCAGCTGATGACCCAGAAG AAGAGGAAGTCAGAGAGCAACTGTACCCTGAGGAAGGGAGATACCATTTGCTGATAAGGAGAAACTTTCATGCCACACCAAAAGGAAGAAAATCATACCAAAGGAAGAGTATTTTCCAAACAAAGTGCAGGATCAAAGATAAGGTTTGTGATCTAATAATTGATGGAGGGAGTGAGACTAATTGTGTGAGTGCACAGCTGGTTCAGGACCTCAACCTACACACACAAAACCATCCTAATCCATACAAATTAAGGTGGCTAGATAGTAAAGCTGAAGGATTTGTAAAGAAACAGTGCTTGATCAATTTCTCCATAGGTTCATATAGTGATGAGATTCTATGTGATGTTTTAGACATGAGTGCATGCCACATATTATTGGGGAGACCTTGGCAACATGACAGGCACTCAATACACAATAGTTTCACTAACATTTACACTATTAAGCATGAAGGGAAATTAAAAGACCTCATACCCTTACCACCACATAGGATTAGCCTCACACCAGTTAAGCAAAagaaagttagtttcatcatgAGCAAAGGGGAGTGCCACAGGGAAGTTAAAGAAGGAGGGGAGTTGTTGTTCCTATTTACCAAGGAAATTAATGAGAGCACAAACCAACATCATCCCAAGGTTGAAGAGCTGTTGAAGGAGTTTAGTGATGTGTTCCCACATGAGCTACCTGAGGGACTACCACCAGTGAGGGGAATAGAGCATCAAATAGACTTGATACCTGGATCACAAATCCCAAACAAACCAGTGTATAGAACCAATCCACAGGAAGCCTTAGAATTGCAAAAACAAGTGGATGAGCTATTAGCCAAAGGATATGTGAGGGAGAGTATCAGTCCTTGTGCTGTACCCACATTGTTAGTACCCAAGAAGGATGGGACCTGGCGTATGTGCATTGACAGTAGAAGTGTGAATAATATAACAATCAAATATAGGTTTCCCATCCCTCGCATAGATGATATGCTAGATGAGCTCACAGGAGCACAGTGGTTTAGTAAGATTGATTTGAGAAGTGGGTATCATCAAATATGA